The genomic window CCCACCCGCAGCAGCGTCCAGCACTTCCACCGACCCGGTAACGGCGCCGGCACCCCAAAGCGGGAGCCCAGCGCTGCCGGCCCCAGCCAGAGTGCCGGAGCCTCTTCCCGACCCCACGAGCCCCCACTCCCATTCCCGTCAGCTCCCACTCCCAACCCCATCAGCTCCCAACCCCATCAACTCCCAATTCCAACCCCATCAGCTCTCAGCCCCATGAgttcccactcccattcccgtCAGCTCCCACTCCCAACCCCATCAGCTCCCAACCCCACGAGCCCCCACTCCCATTCCCGTCAGCTCCCACTCCCAACCCCATCAGCTCCCAACCCCATGAGCtaccattcccattcccatcagCTCCCAACCCCATgagttcccattcccatcagctcccaatcccaaccccatcAGCTCCCACTCCCAATCCCATCAGCTCCCAACCCCATCAActcccaatcccaaccccatcAGCTCCCACTCCCAACCCCATCAGCTCCCAACCCCACGAgctcccactcccattcccgtCAGCTCCCACTCCCAATCCCATCAGCTCCCAACCCCATCAACTCCCAATTCCAACCCCATCAGCTCCCAACCCCATGAGCTCCCACTCCCAATCCCATCAACTCCCAATCCCATCAGctcccaatcccaaccccatcAGCTCCCAACCCCACGAgctcccactcccattcccgtCAGctcccaatcccaaccccatcAGCTCCCAACCTCATGAGCTCCCACTTAGAATCCCATGAGttcccaatcccaaccccacgagctcccattcccaatcccataaATTCCCATTCAAAACCCCAtaaattcccattcccagccccatcagctcccaatcccaaccccacGAGCTCCCAGTCCCCACCCCATGAATTCCCATTCCCACGAGCTCCCACTCCCAACCCCAAGAGTTCtcattcccaatcccaaccccTCGAGCTCCCAATCCCCACCCCATGAATTCCCATTCCCACGAGCTCCCActcccaaccccaaacccctttttccttccagagaCCGACACGACAGAGCTCAACATCTACAAGAAGCCGCCGATCTACCGGCAGAAAGGTgagtgtggggaggggggggtctATCCCACGGGATGGCGCATCCCGGGATGCTGCCTCACCccctccccgtgcccccccAGAGCACCACTCCAGCGCCCACCACGGGAAAAATCTCATCGAGGACCTGATCATCGAATCCTCCAAATTCCCGGCGGCGCAGCCCCCGGATCCCAACCAGCCCGCCAAGATCGAGACCGACTACTGGCCGTGCCCGCCGTCGCTGGCCGTCGTGGGTAGGTGGGCACGGCGGGGTTTTTCCTCCTGGAGAGCCCGAGGaaggctgggaatggctggaacGTCCCTTTTCCCGCAGAGACGGAGTGGAGGAGGCGGATGGCGTCCaagagaggggaggaggaggatgaggatctGTCGGAGGAGATGAAGAACCTGCGGGAGCTCCagcggcaggagctgagcaaggTCGGGGCGGGGCGGCAGcgctgaggggctgggggtgcgcTGGCACCGATGCCAACGTGCGTCCCGTGGCTCCCAGGTCACCTCCAACCTCGGGAAGCTGATCCtgaaggaggagatggagaagtCGCTGCCGATCCGGAGGAAAACTCGCTCGCTGCCGGACCGGACGCCTTTCCACACGTGTGAGTGGGATTGTTCTCCTGACGGCCACGGCCCTTTGCCTCCTCATCTCTGCGTGCCTGTACCCCCCTTCtgtcccccaaatcccacctgtgcatcccaaatcctgcctgtgcatcccaaatccctcctatacatcccaaatcctgcctgtgcatcccaaatcctgcctgtgcatcccaaatccctcctaTACATCCCAAATCCCGCCTGtgcatcccaaatccctcctatacatcccaaatcctgcctgtgcatcccaaatcctgcctgtacatcccaaatcctgcctgtgcatcccaaatcctgcctgtacatcccaaatcctgcctgtgcatcccaaaattccaactGTACCTCCCAAATCCTGCCTGTACATCCCAAATCCTTCCTgtacatcccaaatccctcctgtacatcccaaatcctgcctgcACCTCCCAAATCCTGCCTGTACATCCCAAACTCTGCCTgtgcatcccaaaatcccaactgtacatcccaaatccctgcctgcacccctgcctgtccctgtccatcccttCCCATTCCTGAtggtccctgcctgtccctaaATGTCCCTAAAGGTCACTGCCCATCCCTAAAGGTCCCTGCTTGTCCCTAAATGTCCCTAAAggtccctgcctgtccctaaATGTCCCTAAAggtccctgcctgtccctgtccctgcctgtcccttaAGGTCCCTGATGGTTCCTGCCaatccctgcccatccctgatggtctctgcccatccctgcctgtccctaaatgtccctgcctgtccctgcctgtccctccctgtccccgaatgtccctgcctgtccctgcctgtccctgcctgtccctgcctgtccccgaATGTCCCTGAATGTCCCTGaatgtccctgcctgtccctgacGGTCTCTGCCTCTCTCTCAGCCCTCCACACGAGCTCCAAGAGCTCCTCCCTCCCCGCCTCCGGCCGGAGCACCCTCACCCGGGTAAGCGGCTGCCAGCGGTCCCCCACCCTGCCGGGGTCACCCCACCCTGCCGGGGTCACCCCACCCCGCTCAGGGCTTTGGGGTCACCCCTGTGACCCTGTTGCTGTGGCCCTGTCCCTGTgaccctgtccccgtgtccctgtgaccctgtccccctgtccctgtgacCCTGTGACCCTGTCCCCGTgaccctgtccccgtgtccctgtgaccctgtccctgtccctgtgtccctgtccctgtgacCCTGTCCCCgtgaccctgtccctgtgtccctgtccctgtccccgtgaccctgtccctgtccctgtgtccatgtcTCTGTCCCTTtgaccctgtccctgtccccgtgaccctgtccctgtgtccctgtccctgtccccgtgaccctgtccccgtgtccctgtccctgtgtccctgtccctgtccctgtgaccctgtccctgtgaccctgtccccgtgtccttgtccctgtgtccctgtccctgtccccgtgaCCCTGTCCCCGTtaccctgtccctgtccctgtgcccctgtccctgtccctgtgaccctgtccctgtgaccctgtccctgtgtccctgtccctgtccctgtccccgtgaCCCTGTCCATGTGTCCATGTCCTGTgaccctgtccctctgtccctgtccctgtccccgtgaccctgtccctgtgtccctgtccctgtccccgtgaccctgtccctgtgtccctgtccctctgtccctgtccctgtccctatgtccctgtccctgtccctgtgtccctgtccctgtgtccctgtccctgtccccgtgaccctgtccctgtgtccctgtccctgtccctgtccctctgtccctgtccctgtgtccctgtccctgtccctgtccctgtgacCCTGTCGCTGTCCCCCCGCAGCTGCAGTCGGCAGAGTTCGGCTCGGCGGGGAGCGAGAAGGGCAGCCCTGGTGAGGAGCGGGACAGAGTGGGGGTGTCcgggggtgtccctgggggtctgggggtgtcCTGGGAGTGTGGGGGTGTCTCTGGGAATGTGGGAGTGTCctgggggtgtcctgggggTCTGGGAGTGTCCCTGGGGGTGTGGGGGTGTCCTGGGAGTGTCCCTGGCAATGTGGGGATGTCCAcgggtgtccctgggggtgtGGGGGTGTCCCTAGGGGTCTAGGGGTGTCCTGGGACTGTAGGGGTGTcactgggtgtccctggggatgagggggtgtcctgggggtgtccctgggagTGTAGGGGTGTCCTGAGGATCTGGGGGTGTCCCCGGGAATgtgggggtgtccctgggagTGTGGGGGTGtcctggaggtgtccctgggagtatgggggtgtccctgggaatttgggggggttCTGGGGATATGAGGGTGTCCCTGGGAGTgtgggggtgtccctgggagTGTGGGGGTGTCGTGGGGATTCTGGAATGTCCTGGAGGGATGTGGGGGTGCCCTGGAGATTTGGAGGTGTCCTAGGGGATGTCTCCGGGAACGTGGGGGTGTCCTGGGAAtgtgggggtgtccccagggacggGGAGTGGTGGCACAAGCCCGGGCTCAGCAGGAATGAGGGGGCACAGCGGGgtccccaggctgagccccctccTCTCTCTGTCCAGCCCTGCAGGTAAGAGCTCACCTGGCCCGGACACCGAGACCCAGCGAGAGGGTGACgtgggggggggaggaggggggcaCCGGGGCCACATCGCGTCCCTGGAGCAGGGACGGAGGGCCTGGCACCCCCAGGCTGGAGCCCCTCACCTCGGCTCGGCTTCAGAGGGAgaattttgggggggtgggCGCCGGGCTGACCTCAGGTTTGCCCCCCCAGAACGGCCAGCGCGGGGCGCATGGACAGAGGGAACTCCCTGCCCAGCATGCTGGAGCAGAAGgtgagcggggctgggggcttggatggggccggggggggggctTGAAGGGGCTTGGGGGGGGCTCTCTGAGGGTCTCACAGCCCCCCACCCACCCCCTTTGCAGATCTACCCCTATGAGATGCTGATGGTGACGAACCGAGGCCGCGTGAAGCTCCCGCCCGGCGTGGACAGGACCAGGCTGGAGGTAGGGGCTGGGTCAGGCTCGGGGGGCTCCTGGGGGGGgtccctgctctgtgtcaccCCCCTCTGtcgccccctcccctcctcgcAGCGCCACCTGTCCCCCGAGGACTTCCTGAAAGTGTTCGAGATGCCGCCGGAGGAGTTCGGCAAGCTGGCCCTGTGGAAGCGCAACGAGCTGAAGAAGAAAGCCTTCCTCTTCTGAGTCCTCCTCTTCTGAGCCTTCCTCTTCTGAGCCCTCCTCTTCTGAGCCTTCCTCTTCTGAGTCCTCCTCTTCTGAGCCTTCCTCTTCTGAGCCCTCCTCTTCTGAGCCTTCCTCTTCTGAGCCTTCCTCTTCTGAGTCCTCCTCTTCTGAGCCTTCCTCTTCTGAGCCCTCCTCTTCTGAGCCTTCCTCTTCTGAGTCCTCCTCGGCCAGCTCAGTCCGTGTCGCGCCGTGTAACCGCTTTAGGGCTCTCAGCCAGTTTTTCCTGGGGTCCCCCCCCCCACTTCCCCCgcgcccccagccccccagatctgccccccacccacccctcgcctcactcctgctgcagggggtggcaccggggggGTTCGAACCCGCCTGGCTGCAggggtggggctggagcagccaaaaaaaaaaaccccaaaaacccaaaaaccaaaaaaaaaaactcccaaatttCCCCGATTTCCTCACATCTGCTCCCTCATTTTCTTGAATTCGTCAaagagctgcagggcagtgctgagcccATCGGTGatcaggctgcagctctcgcTGCACGAAcctggggaaattttggggttttttgtggggatccgacccacccccccccaaaattcccccaaaagcCCTCGAAGGTTTTTACCCCCAAAAATTTGGAGgtcctccccccaaaaaaaacgGGGTTAAAATCTGATGTTTGAGGTTGAAATTGGGGTTTTAATGATGTGaaattggtttttgttttgatgaATTTGCCGCTGCTAAATCCTAAAATTTATCTAAAATCCTAACATTTATCCCAAATCCTAAAATTTGGGACCCAAATTTGGAATTTAGGATCCCGTGGCGGGCACGGCTCGGCCGGGaagggaggtttggggggggtCTCTGGGTTTTGTgcccccctttttccccctggGAACGTGCCTGGCTCTGCTTTTGGCTCCACTGCGGGGGTCCCCTCCTCTCTGGGGgtctgctgcccccagccccaccccggGGTGCCCCCCCCAAGGTGCCCCTGTGCTTGGGAAGGGCCTGGCCAGCCAGACCGATGTTCTCCCGGCAAAGCCagacccaaatcccaaattcctcccCCCCAACCCTCCAGCCCCCCATttctgtcccccccccccccggtccCTCCTGTGCCAGGCGCTGCAGAGGGGACCCCAAGGACGCtgccaaccccccccccccccccccgggcagaggggcagggggagcagcccgggggtggcagagctgggctggggggtccctggggcagCTGTGGATGGGGGGGATGCAGGGGGGCGCTGGGGTGATGGTTTGGGGGGCACAGGCAGGGTGATTTGGGGGGCACAGAAGGGAACAGGGGCGATGGTTtggggggcacaggagggatgATTTGGGGGGCACAGAAGGGCGCTGGGGCGATGGTTTGGGGGCTCTGGAGGGATgatttggggggctcaggaGGGATGATTTGGGGGGCACAAAAGGGCACTGGAGTGATgatttggggggctcaggaGGGATGATTTGGGGGCACAGGTGAGATGATTTGGGGGGCACAGGAGGGCACTGGGGCGATGATTTGGGGGGCACTGGAGTGATGATTTGGGGGGCTCAGAAGGGCACTGCTGAGATGATTTGGGGGGCTCAGAAGGGCACTGCTGAGATgatttggggggctcaggaGGGCACTGGTGAGATgatttggggggctcaggaGGGCGTTGGTGAGATgatttggggggctcaggaGGGCACTGGTGAGATgatttggggggctcaggaGGGCACTGGTGAGATGATTTGGAGGGCTCAGGAGGACACTGGTGAGATgatttggggggctcaggaGGGCGCTGAACTGGCCTGGATGATGAACTGGAGCGATGGACTGGAACAGGGCACGGCTCGATGGGCACCGCGGCCACCCAGCGGGGGCCGGCCGctgtccccgtcccctcccGGCCGCGCGGACAGGGCTCGGCACCGGGCAGCACCTTCCCTTCTCCCGCCTCCCCTCTCCAGGCACACGTTTTGGGCAGGACCCCTCTCTCCCCGCACCCCCCGGCCCCTCCACGCTCCCCGGTTTTTGTTTCCAGCCACTTCCCAGCCGCTAGACCTTGTTGGGATGTAAAGAATGTAATTTCTCGGGAATTCACTGGCCCATACTTGCCTTTCACTGCTACAAACGAcatatctataaatatatatataaatatgggTTGTTTTCGGACTGGACTACAGTGATTCactttctctgtttttgttagagtttattttatttgctggtGTCGGAGAATCCGCGTGAGAGTGATTTTTTGCTTACAATTAAAGGTGAAATGGCTTTATCCAGCCCGGCTCCGCAGCTTTGTTTCCCCCTCCCTTGTCCAAAAATCCCACCCGGACCCGGCCTCGTCCCCAGCCCGGGTCCCTGCAGATGGCGGTGCTGCTCCGAGGAGGATGCGGAGCCTTCCCCGCCTTCCTCCCGCCCCGgccgggctgtgctgggggcccGCAGGGCGTGTgcgagccgagccgagccgggccgggaCAGCGCTGCCCCGGTCCCGGTCGATCCCGATCCGATTCCGGTCCGGATCCCGGTTCAGGTCCCGATCCCCATCCGGATCCGGATCCTGAacctgatcctgatcctgatccccatccctgtcccgaTCCCGGTCCGGATCCCGGTTccggtcccgatcccgatcccagtcccgatccccatccccatctcgATCTcggtcccggtcccgatcccgatcctGATCCCCATCTCTGTCCCGATCCggatcccgatcccggtcccgatccccatcccggtcccgatccccatccccatcccggtgccggtgccggtcccgCCGCGATGTGAGCGCTCCCGCACCATGTCCCGGCAGCGAGGTACGGGGGGGGGGCTCCGAGGGGATGCGAGGCTGGGGGGGACAAACTCAAACAcgggggggaaaaggggggttCCGCGCCTGCGGGAGGCTGCGCGGGGGTGTCCGCGCGGCTGCGGCTGGTGTGGGGCGCCCGCGGGGGcgtgggagggaaaagggggctCGGGGAAAAGAGCTGCGGGTGAAAAGGGGGTGGTGGGAGGTGCGGGGGGCTGCGGGATGGGAGCTGGAGGGGAAGGGACGAACGTGAGGGGACAAGGGTGTCCCCCGCGACATTGGGGGTGCCATGGCagggcgggggggaggggggggggacagCGCCCCTTCCAGCGCCCTCCCAGGGGCAATTTGGGGGTGCAAGAGCCGTGGGGGGAGCGTCCCCACCCTGCAGCCGTGGCCTGGAGCCTCCGCACATGACGAGTCACGCTGTGGCCGcgagcagctccctgcagcctcctctgagTCATCCCGCGCTGGGCCAGAGCCACCCCCGGGGTCCCCCGGGTCACCCCCGCACCCCCCGGACGCCTCACGGCACGGACGAAACCCCGCGTGGGCGCCGACCCCAAACGGCAGCCGCGAAGCGCTGGCATCGCCCGGGCACCGCGCGTTCCCATGGCATCCCTGGGGCCGCCCcgtccttcctcctcctccgccgaGGGTGAGGAGGATGGCACGAGGATGAGGATGCCACACGTCCCGCGGGAGCGGGGAGCTTTGCTAGGAGacgctctgtgtgtgtgttttttggggggggggggggggggggcgtttTCCTCCCGCCCTGGAGACCGAGGCAGATGTTTTCCATCCCGGCCGCTTTCCCTTGGCACGGCGGCAGGCAGCGGGCACCGGGCCAGGGCTCGGGGGAGCCCCTGCCCGCCCTGCACCGGCTGCGGGCACGGCTGGGCACGGCTGGGCACCGCCGGGCACGGATCGCTGCCCCGGCCAGGGCACCGCGGCCGGGGGGAGCGCGGGGTGGGGGGCCGCAGCGAGGGCAAAAGGGTGAGTGGACGGAGATGTCATTGCCGAGGAATTCGGCCTGGGcggaggagaggagaaagggagggaggggaagagcCGGGCCCGCTGGCCAGGGGGGACAGTCGCCGTGTGCCCCACACCGCCCGCAGGTCCCTtcagccagcccctgccccagcccccgcCGCTTTTCCCGCAGGGAGCTCTTtgcccccctccccttccccggTTTCCAGGGAAATCCAGATGTTTGGGCCCGGCTCCGGCGCTGCTCAGCCGGACCGCGCTGCCAGATGTTTCCTCTCCCCGCGGGCAGGGTGTGTGCTCCCCGTCCGGGGACGCGCGGAGGGGACGGGGGTCCCCCGTGCCAGCACCTCCGGGGGAGGAGAGAGCGCTTCACACACGTGGCAGGGCGGGGGGCTCCTTCCCCCGCCTGCCCTCGCCTCACCCGGGGGGGTTCCACCTCCTTTTTGGGGTGCACTGCCTCCCTGTTAACCCGGAGAAACGCGGGattcagggatggggaggggggggtcGCGCTCACCCGGGGCCGTGCAGGAGGAGCAGCGGCTGGTGGTGGCTTGGCTGGGACTGTCCCTTTCCAGCTGGGAGACGGCAGGGGGACTGGAGCAGGGATCAGGGTGCTCTGGGGGCAGCTGGCACCTGTGCCAGGCGGCGCTGGGTTCCCGCGGCGGCTCTGCAATGTTTGATCCCAGCCGGGAGCAGCGAGCAGAGCCCGCAGCGGGAAGATTCCGCAATTCCAGATGGAAGGAGCCTGAGGAGAACCGGGCAGCGACCCCGGGGGGCTGAGGGACATCTGCCCGCTCCTGtggtggcagctggagctgcccagggctgggagaggcgaCAGACTGAGGGTGCTCCTGGTCCTGCTCTGCAACACCTGCGTGGAccccaaactgcccccagcGGGGACAGAGGGACCCTGTGCCCGTGCCCGGAGTCTCTCGGGGACCGCGGGCTGGAGGCGGTGCTGGCCCGGCTCTCCCGCTGTCCCTGCTCCGGGCACAAAGCCGCTCCTTGTCCCTtgtccctctctgtccttgCCGGAGTGGCAGCGCCGGGGTCCCCGCCTGGCGCTGAGCCCCGACCCCTGTCCCCGCCCTCGGTGGGTGAACGGCGGGCATTTCAGCCTTCATCAGCCGCTCCAGCCTGCCagggctcctcttcctcctcctgatCCTCCTCCTTATCTTCcttctcatcttcctcctcatcctcctcctcgccGGCACGTGGAGCAGCAGCGGCGCAGCCCCCGCCGCGGCTGCCCCGGTCCAACCGGGAACAAACCGGCTCTGTGAGCACAACAGAGGAGCCTTCATCGCCTCAGGGcgccctcctcatcctccccccGGTCCCCCCGGGCCCGTCAATGGCCGGATTGTGCCCGGCCGGGGCAGGTGccggagcagggcagggccggTGGGAGCGGGCACGTAACCCCcatggcactggggacacccccatGGCATTGGGGACCCCCATGGCATCGGGGACACCCCcatggcactggggacacccccatGGCATCGGGGACACACCcatggcactggggacaccctCATGGCATGGGGGACACCCCATGGCATCGGGGGACCTTCCATGGCATCGGGGACACCCCCATGGCATTGGGGACCTCCATGGCATCGGGGACACCCCcatggcactggggacacccgATGGCATTGGGGACCTTCCATGGCATCGGGGACACACCCATGGCATCGGAGACACCCCATGGCATTGGGGACACCCCCATGGCATGGGGGACACCCCATGGCACTGGGGACCTCCCATGGCTTCGGGGACCCTCCATGGCATCGGGgacaccccagccctgcccggtgcgggggacagggatggggacccgCGCCCACAGGGTCCTCTGGAGGGTGCGGTGGcacgtccctgtccctgtcccctgcagaCCTGGACAAGCTGCTGTCGGACCTGCgctccttcctgctcctcctggacCGCGAAAGCCTCAGCGCCGCAGCTCGGGCCAAGAAAAAATCCGTGTCCGACCTCCTGGCCCGGCTGCAGGGCCCGCCGTGTGAGTGCGGGTctgggggcggggggagccccCGGCCGGTGCCCGGTGGgcagcggggcgggcgcggcaGCGGGGCCGTGACCCGGCGCTGCCCCCGCAGCAGAGGATGCAGAGTACATGATCATGCGCTGCCTCTCGCCCTCCCCGGGGACCTCGCAGGGCCGGACCAGCCCGGGTGAGTCCCACGCTCAGATCCACccccctccatctcctcctccacgcgtggttttttttgggggggggtccccgaCCCCTCAGCACCCCGGCACGGCTCTGCCGGTCCTGCTTTTCCCCGCAGGCTCCAGGAGGGCGGATGCAGCGGGAGGCAGCGCCCTGAGCCTGCACGGAGTGGTgagagggggcagcaggggctgggggtct from Vidua macroura isolate BioBank_ID:100142 chromosome 28, ASM2450914v1, whole genome shotgun sequence includes these protein-coding regions:
- the DMTN gene encoding dematin is translated as MERLQKQPLTSPGSVCSSRGSSVPGSPSSIVAKMDNEVLGYKDLAAIPKDKAILDIERPDLMIYEPHFTYSLMEHVELPRSRERSLSPKSMSPPPSPEVIREWLESRPPSSTPVPPSRQGAAPTRSSVQHFHRPETDTTELNIYKKPPIYRQKEHHSSAHHGKNLIEDLIIESSKFPAAQPPDPNQPAKIETDYWPCPPSLAVVETEWRRRMASKRGEEEDEDLSEEMKNLRELQRQELSKVTSNLGKLILKEEMEKSLPIRRKTRSLPDRTPFHTSLHTSSKSSSLPASGRSTLTRLQSAEFGSAGSEKGSPGEETASAGRMDRGNSLPSMLEQKIYPYEMLMVTNRGRVKLPPGVDRTRLERHLSPEDFLKVFEMPPEEFGKLALWKRNELKKKAFLF